The nucleotide window ATTTCATATCTCCTCAACAAGCATGCCCCCTCAACGATACATTCTATTCGAAGCCCGATATTACCCACTCAAACACGATTTTCTTCGATGAAGAAGAGGATGTATGCTATTACAACGCACGTAATGTAAATACTTTCTACAAAATTGACCATAGCACTTCAGAAGTGATCTGGGGACTCGGGGAATACGGAAATTTCACGCTATTGAATCAACGTGGGATTGAATTAGAATCGCTTTTTTATCATCCTCATGCAGTTGAAAAGGTAGATAGTCACACGTTCATTTTGTTCGACAATGATTATCACAATCACAGAAACCTCTTGAGCAGACAATCTCGGATTCTAGAGCTTGTGGTTGACGAATCTAGTCGTACTGCAAGCGTGTCTTGGACTTGGAGTCCTTCTATAGAGTACTGGTCATACATATGGGGCGATGCCGATAGGCTCCCAAATGAAAATCGGCTTGGGGTGTTTGGAACTCGAACCCATCCGTACAGCCCTGTAAGTGCACGTTTGGTAGAAGTAGATAACGCAGGAAATATCGTTTGGAAACTGGATTTTCCAAAAGGGGATGGATATAGATATGGTGTTTATAGAATGGAGCGTTTCCGGTTTACTCCTATCATCGATGCATCAAAGAGTGTTGATGCATTTGCCAATGAAGACATAACTCTTGTTTGGAACACCAGCTTCAATTTCAAGCCAAAGCGGACTTTGTCTGGGGAATACTGCGTTTATCTCAACGGTACAATCATCGAAGATGGGCAGATACTCTATGACAAATACTGGCGCTACCGCGAGCTTTCGGTGAATCTAGGTGAATTGAAACCGGGTTCTTACAATTTGACCTTGTCAATCACCGATAGCGCAAATCATACAACAACTAAGAGCATTGATTTGAATGTATTACCAGGAATCTCCTTGGAAATCCACACGGTACTCTTGCTAGTTGTTGGTTTCCTTGCAGTAGCAGGCGTATCCTTCGTTTTTGTGAGGTCAAGACGAAAGTGATGTCAAGCTCTCTCGGCGCCGCGCTTCCCTATGCATCTGTACTCGAAACCAGCTTTCTCAACGGCCTCTTGGTCGAACACATTTCGGCCATCTACAATGGCTGGAGTTCGCATCAACGACTTTACGTGTTCCAAGTCGAAATCATAATATTCGGCATGTTTGGTCACGAGAGCCAGGCAATCGGAATTCTCAATGGATTTTTCAATATCCGCCTCTATCTCTTGTGGACCG belongs to Candidatus Thorarchaeota archaeon and includes:
- a CDS encoding aryl-sulfate sulfotransferase; this encodes MKSSTKCRSSRLCRLFANKSRYFLLVLILSLGLNAQLTPRNSIDDSERGTNQSDIFQTGPEIEIKANSTSNSVLPTDSIELEHHDGAFDGYNLFVLQRMNDSTRQKELFLIIMDMDGYSIAERKIGTNFYLADCPAEWINATTIMYGTPEGVVLWNYYSNKTTELGFRGHHEYEYNHENDTIFTIEYDTVEIGGKEYLYDRIVEYNLTGDVVWSFHTHDFISPQQACPLNDTFYSKPDITHSNTIFFDEEEDVCYYNARNVNTFYKIDHSTSEVIWGLGEYGNFTLLNQRGIELESLFYHPHAVEKVDSHTFILFDNDYHNHRNLLSRQSRILELVVDESSRTASVSWTWSPSIEYWSYIWGDADRLPNENRLGVFGTRTHPYSPVSARLVEVDNAGNIVWKLDFPKGDGYRYGVYRMERFRFTPIIDASKSVDAFANEDITLVWNTSFNFKPKRTLSGEYCVYLNGTIIEDGQILYDKYWRYRELSVNLGELKPGSYNLTLSITDSANHTTTKSIDLNVLPGISLEIHTVLLLVVGFLAVAGVSFVFVRSRRK